The proteins below come from a single Deltaproteobacteria bacterium genomic window:
- a CDS encoding glycosyltransferase family 4 protein, which yields MKVVTSCRSRFWIFDQAAQLHRHGVLHRLINDYPKFMTRRWGIPDQKVDSLLANGIYAQLVSHSAAWLDDAARDRLARSVHHEFEVRLARHLPRDTEVFIGLSAFSLEAVRRARRQGAISVIDHGSIHQRLERQLQLEERELWGLPSAGHLPWEWMLEQQQEEFLEADWILTLSERAKRTLVSQGVPEEKIFPNNPGVNLTHFRPGVKHDDVFRVIQVGGIHQGKGVQYLLRAFHELKLPRSELWFVGGGLQSTSLKPVIERYRADNVVFKGSFPQHELQQLYAQCSVFVLPSIADGFGMVVPQAMACGLPVIVTENTGAADIVTEGKSGYVIPIRDVEALKERLLRLYERPELREEMGRAAKTATESGCSWDDYGDRLVAFLRRVSN from the coding sequence ATGAAAGTCGTAACTTCGTGCCGTAGTCGTTTCTGGATCTTCGACCAGGCCGCGCAGCTCCATCGTCACGGCGTGCTGCACCGCCTGATCAACGACTACCCCAAGTTCATGACCCGGCGCTGGGGGATCCCGGACCAGAAGGTCGACTCGCTCCTCGCCAACGGCATCTACGCGCAGCTCGTCTCGCACAGCGCCGCGTGGCTCGACGACGCGGCACGCGATCGGCTGGCCCGCTCGGTGCACCACGAGTTCGAGGTGCGGCTCGCGCGCCACCTCCCCCGCGACACGGAGGTCTTCATCGGACTGTCGGCCTTCTCCCTCGAGGCCGTGCGGCGGGCCCGCCGCCAGGGCGCGATCAGCGTGATCGACCACGGCAGCATCCACCAGCGCCTCGAGCGGCAGCTCCAGCTCGAGGAGCGGGAGCTCTGGGGCCTCCCCTCCGCCGGTCACCTGCCGTGGGAGTGGATGCTCGAGCAGCAGCAGGAGGAATTCCTCGAGGCCGACTGGATCCTCACGCTCAGCGAGAGGGCCAAGCGCACCCTCGTCTCGCAGGGAGTTCCCGAGGAGAAGATCTTCCCCAACAACCCGGGCGTGAACCTGACGCACTTCCGTCCCGGCGTGAAGCACGACGATGTCTTCCGCGTGATCCAGGTGGGCGGCATCCACCAGGGCAAGGGCGTGCAGTACCTGCTACGGGCCTTCCACGAGCTGAAGCTGCCCCGTTCGGAGCTCTGGTTCGTCGGCGGCGGCCTCCAGAGCACCTCGCTCAAGCCGGTGATCGAGCGCTACCGGGCCGACAACGTCGTCTTCAAGGGGTCGTTCCCGCAGCACGAGCTCCAGCAGCTCTACGCCCAGTGCTCCGTGTTCGTGCTCCCGTCGATCGCCGACGGCTTCGGCATGGTCGTCCCGCAGGCCATGGCGTGCGGCCTCCCGGTGATCGTCACCGAGAACACCGGCGCGGCGGACATCGTCACCGAGGGAAAGAGCGGGTACGTGATCCCCATTCGCGACGTGGAAGCGCTCAAGGAGCGACTGCTGCGGCTCTACGAGCGCCCGGAGTTGCGCGAGGAGATGGGCCGCGCGGCGAAGACCGCTACGGAGAGCGGGTGTTCGTGGGACGACTACGGCGATCGCCTGGTGGCGTTCTTGCGGCGAGTGAGCAACTGA